One Brassica napus cultivar Da-Ae chromosome C4, Da-Ae, whole genome shotgun sequence genomic region harbors:
- the LOC125586270 gene encoding F-box/kelch-repeat protein At3g27150-like has translation MMSKEMVKINPDMLMLSDDQTPKIGASLSQSKRRKISIVGIKPNIPDLNVKPCYDSDEEEKGEITKTFQNLAGLKSHDGCYVHHKLLYELEVEIFARLPCFEYWKLQFLNKKFLQLLKSGEIFRVRQEKGLVKPYVILHSGADSNWEMFDKDFKNFQKLPKVPSSDYCFFHSDKETISVGTQLIVIGREIEGIVVFRYELENHKWFKGPSMITPRVMYGSASHGKTAFFAGGIQKDDNENPIVVRTVEKYNADTKSWTMINGMHKARKFSSGCFLRGKFYVLGGRDENDKHLTCGESYDETTNSWELIPDMLKDMTFIIPSQSPPLIAVVDDNLYMLETSLNELRVYDINTNIWKKLGVVPVSANTTFGWGTAFKSMGDRLLVVGTYHSWHRKAIVYSCRPSPDVEEQHWEELKYWCTGAELPPFIHNCCVMFA, from the coding sequence ATGATGTCAAAAGAGATGGTTAAAATAAATCCAGATATGCTAATGCTAAGTGATGATCAGACTCCTAAGATTGGAGCTAGCTTGAGCCAATCTAAACGAAGGAAGATTTCAATTGTTGGCATTAAACCCAACATACCTGACCTGAATGTGAAACCTTGTTATGATTCTGATGaggaagaaaaaggagaaattACAAAAACATTTCAGAATCTTGCAGGTTTAAAATCTCATGATGGATGTTATGTTCATCATAAGCTTTTGTACGAGCTTGAGGTCGAGATCTTTGCTCGTCTTCCATGCTTTGAATACTGGAAACTGCAGTTTCTTAACAAGAAATTTTTGCAGTTGTTAAAAAGTGGTGAAATTTTCAGGGTGAGACAAGAAAAAGGCCTTGTGAAACCCTACGTGATTTTGCATTCAGGGGCTGATTCAAATTGGGAAATGTTTGATAaggattttaaaaactttcagaaACTTcctaaagttccttcttctgactATTGCTTTTTCCACAGCGATAAGGAAACAATTAGTGTGGGTACTCAGTTAATTGTCATTGGAAGAGAAATAGAGGGAATTGTGGTGTTTCGCTACGAGCTAGAGAATCATAAGTGGTTCAAAGGTCCTTCAATGATCACACCGAGGGTCATGTACGGTTCTGCTAGCCATGGAAAAACCGCATTTTTTGCAGGAGGCATTCAAAAGGATGACAATGAGAACCCTATAGTTGTTCGAACCGTAGAAAAGTATAATGCTGATACAAAAAGTTGGACTATGATTAATGGAATGCATAAAGCAAGGAAGTTCAGCTCAGGATGTTTCTTGCGTGGAAAGTTTTATGTCCTCGGTGGCCGAGATGAGAATGATAAACACCTCACTTGTGGAGAAAGTTATGATGAGACCACAAATTCTTGGGAGTTGATACCTGACATGTTAAAGGACATGACATTCATTATTCCTTCCCAATCTCCGCCTCTTATAGCTGTGGTTGATGACAATCTATACATGTTGGAGACATCTTTGAACGAGCTTCGCGTATATGATATAAACACAAATATTTGGAAGAAACTTGGTGTTGTCCCTGTGAGCGCAAACACTACCTTTGGTTGGGGGACTGCGTTTAAATCTATGGGAGATAGACTTCTGGTTGTTGGAACTTATCACTCTTGGCATAGGAAAGCAATAGTCTACTCATGCCgtccttctccagacgtggaagaGCAGCACTGGGAAGAATTAAAATATTGGTGCACTGGTGCTGAGCTCCCACCGTTTATTCATAACTGTTGTGTTATGTTTGCTTAA
- the LOC125586271 gene encoding F-box/kelch-repeat protein At3g27150-like produces MLLNVLFWNLQEMMSKEMVKINPDMLMLSDDQTPKIGASLSQSKRRKISIVGIKPNIPDLNVKPCYDSDEEEKGEITKTFQNLAGLKSHDGCYVHHKLLYELEVEIFARLPCFEYWKLQFLNKKFLQLLKSGEIFRVRQEKGLVKPYVILHSGADSNWEMFDKDFKNFQKLPKVPSSDYCFFHSDKETISVGTQLIVIGREIEGIVVFRYELENHKWFKGPSMITPRVMYGSASHGKTAFFAGGIQKDDNENPIVVRTVEKYNADTKSWTMINGMHKARKFSSGCFLRGKFYVLGGRDENDKHLTCGESYDETTNSWELIPDMLKDMTFIIPSQSPPLIAVVDDNLYMLETSLNELRVYDINTNIWKKLGVVPVSANTTFGWGTAFKSMGDRLLVVGTYHSWHRKAIVYSCRPSPDVEEQHWEELKYWCTGAELPPFIHNCCVMFA; encoded by the coding sequence ATGTTacttaatgtattattttggaATTTACAGGAAATGATGTCAAAAGAGATGGTTAAAATAAATCCAGATATGCTAATGCTAAGTGATGATCAGACTCCTAAGATTGGAGCTAGCTTGAGCCAATCTAAACGAAGGAAGATTTCAATTGTTGGCATTAAACCCAACATACCTGACCTGAATGTGAAACCTTGTTATGATTCTGATGaggaagaaaaaggagaaattACAAAAACATTTCAGAATCTTGCAGGTTTAAAATCTCATGATGGATGTTATGTTCATCATAAGCTTTTGTACGAGCTTGAGGTCGAGATCTTTGCTCGTCTTCCATGCTTTGAATACTGGAAACTGCAGTTTCTTAACAAGAAATTTTTGCAGTTGTTAAAAAGTGGTGAAATTTTCAGGGTGAGACAAGAAAAAGGCCTTGTGAAACCCTACGTGATTTTGCATTCAGGGGCTGATTCAAATTGGGAAATGTTTGATAaggattttaaaaactttcagaaACTTcctaaagttccttcttctgactATTGCTTTTTCCACAGCGATAAGGAAACAATTAGTGTGGGTACTCAGTTAATTGTCATTGGAAGAGAAATAGAGGGAATTGTGGTGTTTCGCTACGAGCTAGAGAATCATAAGTGGTTCAAAGGTCCTTCAATGATCACACCGAGGGTCATGTACGGTTCTGCTAGCCATGGAAAAACCGCATTTTTTGCAGGAGGCATTCAAAAGGATGACAATGAGAACCCTATAGTTGTTCGAACCGTAGAAAAGTATAATGCTGATACAAAAAGTTGGACTATGATTAATGGAATGCATAAAGCAAGGAAGTTCAGCTCAGGATGTTTCTTGCGTGGAAAGTTTTATGTCCTCGGTGGCCGAGATGAGAATGATAAACACCTCACTTGTGGAGAAAGTTATGATGAGACCACAAATTCTTGGGAGTTGATACCTGACATGTTAAAGGACATGACATTCATTATTCCTTCCCAATCTCCGCCTCTTATAGCTGTGGTTGATGACAATCTATACATGTTGGAGACATCTTTGAACGAGCTTCGCGTATATGATATAAACACAAATATTTGGAAGAAACTTGGTGTTGTCCCTGTGAGCGCAAACACTACCTTTGGTTGGGGGACTGCGTTTAAATCTATGGGAGATAGACTTCTGGTTGTTGGAACTTATCACTCTTGGCATAGGAAAGCAATAGTCTACTCATGCCgtccttctccagacgtggaagaGCAGCACTGGGAAGAATTAAAATATTGGTGCACTGGTGCTGAGCTCCCACCGTTTATTCATAACTGTTGTGTTATGTTTGCTTAA